A genomic region of Colletotrichum destructivum chromosome 5, complete sequence contains the following coding sequences:
- a CDS encoding Putative major facilitator superfamily, MFS transporter superfamily encodes MASKSGWTESTDNLANVPRVETPEALVVGSSQLFDGNVIRFVPMPTPDPKDPLNLPTWRKWVAIAALCFFGSLALAAEFIVGALVPVFVLEYSGIDPHILSQIDISALNKPGEVTLDPVKILAGLGGPPLYQVALLASVPLLVNGLSSYILVPLSIGIGRRPVLLLSGLLAWTGGLWAGFSQGLGSHLAARCFQGFGAGAVEALIPLIIQDMMFIHQRNKAISSVGASQGLLVVSLGIMSPIIVSRLSWRFIYWITSGVGVLAWFGLILLVPETRWIRSDDELAGKEVYPLRPGETRPRIDEVAFRPRSNWDEFGLFNYGYEWKEAKQSTIDMLKTTLFPNIIWVIIINSILVSMQGAAGQVASSLLIAAGWKFETLGFAVIPIVIASPFVWLFGGYIADKISNWIAKRNGGRREPEAHLISLVFPLLASVVGPILFGYAGEHIRELPSIVVLVSIFFIGFGLLTANTIFAVYLVESYPRYAGPVLVNVSSSRLIIGFIMSFNITTWIEQLGFFKNFGIYSAALAGVSMLLPVMYKYGKPMRAWTGGRLEPTVKPAKVLEEDDQYWKSTEQSGQWQDEKMGTPIGVARPM; translated from the exons ATCCGTTGAACTTGCCAACATGGAGAAAATGGGTCGCCATCGCAGCACTTTGTTTCT TCGGTTctctggccctcgccgccgagttcATTGTGGGCGCGTTGGTGCCTGTTTTCGTACTGGAGTACTCCGGCATCGACCCTCACATTCTCAGCCAGATCGATATTTCGGCATTGAACAAGCCCGGCGAAGTCACCTTGGACCCCGTCAAGATTCTTGCTGGTCTGGGGGGTCCGCCTCTCTACCAGGTCGCACTACTGGCTTCCGTGCCGCTGCTTGTCAACGGCCTCAGTTCCTACATCCTCGTGCCGCTCTCGATCGGTATCGGCCGTCGCCCCGTGCTTCTGCTGTCCGGTTTGCTTGCATGGACCGGTGGTCTCTGGGCTGGTTTCTCCCAGGGCCTCGGAAGCCATCTGGCTGCCCGCTGCTTCCAAGGGTTTGGTGCGGGTGCTGTCGAGGCCTTGATTCCCTTGATTATCCAGGACATGATGTTCATTCACCAGCGCAACAAGGCCATCTCTTCCGTTGGTGCATCTCAGGGTCTCCTCGTCGTGAGCTTGGGTATCATGAG TCCCATCATTGTTTCTCGTCTGTCTTGGCGCTTCATCTATTGGATCACCTCCGGTGTTGGCGTTCTCGCCTGGTTTGGCCTAATCCTTCTCGTACCCGAGACCCGTTGGATTcgcagcgacgacgagcttg CCGGTAAGGAGGTTTACCCTCTCCGCCCTGGTGAAACCCGCCCTCGCATCGATGAGGTGGCCTTCCGCCCTCGCTCCAACTGGGATGAGTTCGGCCTCTTCAACTATGGCTACGAATGGAAGGAGGCGAAACAATCCACCATCGACATGCTCAAGACAACCTTATTCCCCAACATCATCTgggtcatcatcatcaactcGATACTGGTCTCCATGCAGGGTGCCGCGGGCCAGGTGGCTTCTTCGCTTCTCATCGCTGCTGGCTGGAAGTTCGAAACGCTTGGTTTCGCCGTCATtcccatcgtcatcgccagtCCATTTGTCTGGCTCTTTGGCGGTTATATCGCGGATAAGATCTCCAATTGGATTGCCAAGCGCAATGGTGGTCGACGCGAGCCCGAGGCCCATCTCATTAGTCTGGTATTCCCGCTTCTGGCTTCCGTCGTCGGGCCAATTCTGTTCGGCTACGCCGGAGAGCACATTCGAGAGCTCCCGTCTATTGTTGTGTTGGTGTCCATTTTCTtcatcggcttcggcttgTTGACGGCCAACACCATCTTTGCTGTCTACTTGGTTGAGAGTTATCCCCGATATGCCGG TCCTGTGCTTGTCAACGTCTCCTCGTCCCGTCTCATCATCGGTTTCATCATGTCCTTCAACATCACTACGTGGATCGAGcagctcggcttcttcaaAAATTTTGGCATCTATAgcgccgccctggccgggGTTTCCATGCTCCTGCCCGTCATGTATAAGTACGGCAAACCGATGCGCGCCTGGACCGGCGGCCGTCTTGAGCCCACCGTCAAGCCCGCCAAGGTtttggaagaagacgaccaGTACTGGAAGAGCACCGAGCAATCGGGTCAGTGGCAGGACGAGAAGATGGGAACTCCCATCGGTGTCGCTCGGCCGATGTAA
- a CDS encoding Putative SH3 domain-containing protein, translated as MDRQTIIETNRSLRTIKNELENLLEKGVISEDAYDNIHATLPAETPLHGAASRAAPNAATPVQNNPTSPPPTNAMAALNVNPSPSPAPPSYNQTGPPSLPARTNEKPVLAHARALYRYAGADARDVALERDDRIAIHEYMNADWWMGRNLRTGQEGIFPKTYVLVEQDSAKGAFAPPPAQPQYAPQPQAQWAPQPQYGTPQPQYAQPQGPPPQQNPYNADAPPQAVADQSTGGKDGKGAEMGKKFGKKLGNAAIFGAGATIGSNIVNSIF; from the exons ATGGACAGACAAACCATCATCGAGACCAACCGGTCGCTGCGCACCATCAAGAAT GAACTCGAGAACCTCCTCGAGAAGGGGGTCATTTCCGAGGATGCCTACGACAACATTCACGCCACCCTCCCCGCCGAGACCCCCCTCCACGGCGCCGCATCTCGCGCCGCTCCCAACGCCGCAACCCCCGTCCAGAATAACCCCACGTCGCCTCCCCCGACCAACGCAATGGCGGCCCTGAACGTCAACCCGTCACcgtccccggcgccgccgtcctaCAACCAGACCGGCCCCCCATCGCTGCCGGCCCGCACCAACGAGAAGcccgtcctcgcccacgccCGCGCCCTGTACCGCTACGCTGGTGCCGACGCCCGCGACGTGGCCCTCGAGCGCGACGACCGCATCGCCATCCATGAATACATGAACGCTGACTGGTGGATGGGCCGCAACCTCCGCACCGGCCAGGAGGGCATTTTCCCCAAGACGTACGTCCTGGTCGAGCAGGACTCGGCCAAGGGCGCCTTCGCCCCGCCTCCCGCCCAACCTCAGTACGCGCCCCAGCCGCAGGCCCAGTGGGCTCCTCAGCCGCAGTACGGCACGCCCCAGCCTCAGTACGCCCAGCCGCAGGGCCCGCCCCCCCAGCAGAACCCCTACAACGCCGACGCGCCGCcccaggccgtcgccgaccagagcaccggcggcaaggacggcaagggTGCTGAAATGGGCAAGAAGTTTGGCAAGAAGCTCGGAAATGCTGCCATCTTCGGTGCCGGTGCCACCATCGGTTCCAACATTGTCAACAGTATATTTTAA
- a CDS encoding Putative MmgE/PrpD superfamily protein, whose protein sequence is MSAAINRGLRTASRSLRLHSRSVRLATPLRAGVASTNFAASSTSRSALQNFHNFSTASARQSAAPAMASEAREYDPEIKDIANYVQNYKVDSDLAFDTARWVFLDTLGCGLEGLRFKECSKLLGPIVPGTIVPNGPKVPGTDFQLDPVNAAFNIGAMIRWLDYNDCWLAAEWGHPSDNLGAILAVADWVTRTNKAGGNIAGGKQFTVRDVLEAMIKAHEIQGCLALLNSYNRVGLDHVVLVKVASTAVVSKMLGLNEKQIADAVTQAWVDGQSLRTYRHSPNTMSRKSWAAGDACQRAVNLALKVMKGEQGIPTVLSAPVWGFYDVLFKGNKFEFQRPYGSYVMENVLFKVSYPAEFHSQTAVEASSKIHQKLKELGKSAADIKGVTCRTHEACIRIIDKQFKPMDNFADRDHCIQYMAATMLVFGRLEATDYVDGSEAATSPLVESLRQKIKCVEDPQYTKDYHDPALRTISNALTVELNDGTVLEEVVVEAPLGHRLRREEAKPEILKKYKRHLEPHFDADRVKHLVDLGLNPKQLEATPVDEYVDLYVAKDSKFV, encoded by the exons ATGTCTGCGGCCATCAACCGAGGTCTCAGGACAGCCTCCCGTTCGCTGCGTCTCCATTCGCGAAGCGTCCGGCTGGCCACTCCTCTCCGCGCTGGCGTCGCCTCCACTAACTTTGCCGCTTCTTCCACGTCTCGCTCCGCACTTCAAAACTTCCACAACTTTTCCACCGCATCTGCGAGACAGAGTGCAGCACCAGCCATGGCGTCCGAGGCGAGAGAATACGATCCCGAGATCAAGGACATTGCAAACTACGTCCAGAACTACAAGGTCGACTCCGACCTTGCT TTCGACACTGCACGATGGGTTTTCCTCGATACTCTGGGCTGCGGTCTTGAGGGTCTTCGCTTCAAGGAGTGCAGCAAGCTGCTGGGTCCTATTGTCCCTGGCACCATCGTTCCCAATGGCCCCAAGGTCCCTGGTACCGACTTCCAGCTGGACCCTGTCAACGCCGCCTTCAACATCGGCGCCATGATCCGCTGGCTCGACTACAACGACTGCTGGCTCGCTGCCGAATGGGGCCATCCTTCCGACAACCTGGGTGCCATCCTCGCTGTCGCCGACTGGGTCACTCGTACCAATAAGGCCGGCGGTAACATCGCTGGCGGCAAGCAGTTTACCGTCCGCGATGTTCTCGAGGCCATGATTAAGGCTCACGAGATCCAGGGCTGCCTGGCTCTCTTGAACTCATACAACAGGGTCGGCCtggatcacgtcgtcctgGTCAAGGTTGCCAGTACTGCCGTCGTCTCCAAGATGCTCGGCCTCAACGAGAAGCAGATCGCCGATGCCGTCACCCAGGCTTGGGTCGACGGCCAGAGCTTGAGAACCTACCGCCACTCGCCCAACACTATGTCTCGCAAGTCGTGGGCTGCCGGTGACGCCTGCCAGCGCGCTGTCAACCTAGCTCTCAAGGTCATGAAGGGCGAGCAGGGCATCCCCACCGTCCTTTCCGCTCCTGTCTGGGGCTTCTACGACGTCCTGTTCAAGGGCAACAAGTTCGAGTTCCAGCGCCCTTACGGCAGCTACGTCATGGAGAACGTCCTCTTCAAGGTCTCCTACCCTG CCGAGTTCCACTCCCAGACTGCCGTCGAGGCCTCCTCCAAGATCCATcagaagctcaaggagctGGGCAAGTCGGCGGCTGATATCAAGGGTGTCACCTGTCGCACCCACGAGGCCTGCATCCGCATCATCGACAAGCAGTTCAAGCCTATGGATAACTTTGCCGACCGTGACCACTGCATCCAGTACATGGCCGCGACCATGCTTGTTttcggccgcctcgaggcgACCGACtacgtcgacggcagcgaggccgCAACCTCGCCTCTCGTCGAGTCCCTGCGCCAGAAGATCAAGTGCGTCGAGGACCCGCAGTACACTAAGGACTACCACGACCCCGCCCTGCGAACCATCTCCAACGCGTTGACGGTCGAGCTGAACGACGGCACTgtcctcgaggaggtcgtcgtgGAGGCGCCCCTTGGACACCGCCTTAGAAGAGAGGAGGCCAAGCCCGAGATTCTGAAGAAGTACAAGAGACACTTGGAACCTCacttcgacgccgacagGGTCAAGCATCttgtcgatctcggcctgAACCCCAAGCAGCTCGAGGCCACTCCTGTTGATGAGTATGTCGATTTGTATGTTGCTAAGGACAGCAAGTTTGTTTAG